A single window of Cheilinus undulatus linkage group 12, ASM1832078v1, whole genome shotgun sequence DNA harbors:
- the LOC121518320 gene encoding complement component 1 Q subcomponent-binding protein, mitochondrial: MLKSVVRAVGTAVRLSSATTATARALPLSCPALCAPSSATTRPFTRSLWMLNNSGASSGYRPKLFASKALTPSLSCGCGGLHTEGDKAFGDFLSDEIKEERKIQKNKSLPKMSGGWELEMNGTEAKLTRHVSGEKITVTFNVNNSIPPNFEEEADQQKPQEEEPEIVSSPNFVVEISKQAAKHSLVFDCHFPEDEMSHGEGEEESDIFAVREVSFQPEGDPDWKETSYTLNTDSLDWALYDHLMDFLADRGVDNTFADELMELSTAIEHQEYIKFLEDLQGFVKCN, from the exons ATGCTAAAGTCAGTAGTCCGTGCGGTCGGAACCGCTGTTCGTCTCTCCTCTGCCACCACAGCCACGGCCCGAGCTCTGCCGCTCAGTTGCCCCGCACTCTGCGCTCCTAGCTCGGCAACGACTCGGCCCTTCACCCGGTCTCTGTGGATGCTGAATAACAGCGGGGCTTCTTCGGGATACAGACCGAAACTGTTCGCTTCAAAAGCATTGACTCCTTCATTATCGTGTGGGTGTGGAGGACTGCATACAGAAG GGGATAAAGCATTTGGGGATTTCCTGTCTGATGAAAtcaaagaggagagaaagatcCAGAAAAACAAAAGCCTTCCTAAGATGTCTGGAGGATGGGAGCTGGAGATGAACGGCACAGAGGCCAAACTCACGAGACATGTTTCAGGAGAAAA AATCACTGTCACATTTAATGTCAACAACAGCATCCCTCCTAACTTTGAGGAGGAGGCAGATCAGCAGAAGCCACAAGAAGAGGAG CCAGAAATTGTGTCATCACCAAACTTTGTAGTTGAAATATCCAAACAGGCTGCTAAACATTCCCTGGTGTTTGACTGCCATTTCCCTGAGGATGAG ATGAGCCACggtgaaggagaggaggagagcgaCATCTTTGCCGTCCGTGAGGTCAGTTTCCAGCCTGAAGGAGACCCTGACTGGAAGGAGACTAGCTATACACTCAACACAGACTCTCTGGACTGG GCCCTGTATGACCACCTCATGGACTTCCTGGCCGACCGTGGGGTCGACAACACGTTTGCTGATGAACTGATGGAGCTGAGCACAGCCATCGAACACCAGGAGTACATCAAGTTTTTGGAAGACCTTCAAGGCTTTGTCAAGTGCAACTAA